In a genomic window of Streptomyces koelreuteriae:
- a CDS encoding TetR/AcrR family transcriptional regulator: MNGSGEDEGRAAPSRRKDARRNKATLLDAAAAVFVTSGVEAPVRDIAARAGVGVGTIYRHFPNRADLIIAVYRHQVDACAEAGPALLASAATPHAALRQWIDLFVDFLVTKHGLAAALHSDDAGFDALHAYFIDRLVPVCAELLTASADAGEIDSVIEAYELMRGVGNLCIGADHDPRYDARRLVGLLVTGLRRPR, translated from the coding sequence GTGAACGGCAGTGGCGAGGACGAAGGGCGCGCGGCCCCGTCCCGGCGGAAGGACGCCCGGCGCAACAAGGCGACGCTGCTCGACGCGGCCGCCGCGGTCTTCGTCACCTCGGGCGTGGAGGCGCCGGTACGTGACATCGCGGCCAGGGCCGGGGTCGGGGTGGGCACGATCTACCGGCACTTCCCCAACCGGGCGGACCTCATCATCGCCGTGTACCGGCATCAGGTCGACGCCTGTGCCGAGGCCGGTCCGGCCCTGCTGGCGAGCGCCGCGACCCCGCACGCCGCACTGCGGCAGTGGATCGACCTCTTCGTCGACTTCCTGGTGACCAAGCACGGCCTCGCCGCCGCCCTGCACTCCGACGACGCCGGCTTCGACGCGCTGCACGCCTACTTCATCGACCGACTCGTGCCAGTCTGCGCCGAGTTGCTCACCGCCTCGGCCGACGCGGGCGAGATCGACTCCGTCATCGAGGCGTACGAGCTGATGCGCGGCGTGGGCAACCTCTGCATCGGCGCGGACCACGACCCCCGCTACGACGCCCGCCGCTTGGTCGGCCTCCTCGTCACGGGGCTGCGCCGTCCGCGCTGA